One Spinacia oleracea cultivar Varoflay chromosome 4, BTI_SOV_V1, whole genome shotgun sequence DNA segment encodes these proteins:
- the LOC130472046 gene encoding uncharacterized protein, producing MALAEMSELKDDILVYSKSEEDNAKHLRPVLSTLRENQLYAKFSKCEFWLEKVALLGNFVSKEGVSVDHAKIKATRLTTAPVLTLPDGSGTYDVYSDASKNGLGCVLMQNEKVIAYSWITRIFTQKDLNMHQRRWLELIKDYDFDILYHEGKANVVGDALSRKSSHSVNVLVVANELCKDMERLNLEIVSGECLEGMINALTIQPSVFDEIKEN from the exons ATGGCTctagcagaaatgagtgagttaaaag ATGATATCcttgtgtattcaaagagtgaagaagataaTGCTAAACACTTAAGGCCCGTGTTGAGTACGTTGAGAGAAAACCAGCtatatgccaaattctcgaagtgtgaattctggctggaaaAGGTTGCATTGTTGGGAAATTTTGTGTCTAAGGAAGGAGTTTCAGTGGACCATGCAAAGATCAAAGca acgcgattgacaaccgcgccagtgttaactctGCCAGACGGAAGTGGTACTTATGATGTGTACAGTGATGCATCTAAGAATGGTCTAGGGTGTGTTTTGATGCAGAACGagaaggtgattgc aTATTCATGGATCACAAGAATTTTCACAcaaaaggatttgaatatgcaccaaagaaggtggttggaattgatTAAGGATTACGATTTTGACATCCTATATCATGAAGGGAAAGCAAATGTAGTTggagatgccttgagtaggaaatcaagccaTAGTGTGAAtgtgttagtagttgctaacgagctgtgcaaGGATATGGAACGATTGAATCTAGAAATCGTGAGTGGTGAATGTCTGGAAGGAATGATTAATGCattaaccatccaaccgtcaGTGTTTGATGAAATCAAAGAGAACTAA